One segment of Plasmodium vivax chromosome 14, whole genome shotgun sequence DNA contains the following:
- a CDS encoding hypothetical protein (encoded by transcript PVX_124125A), translated as MKLSILEDRLSKYKQELSEMKDTNDPSNLEDVERIRKNIKFTEDRIYHCRKN; from the exons ATGAAGCTATCCATTTTGGAAGACAGGTTGTCCAAGTACAAACAGGAGCTGTCCGAAATGAAG GACACGAACGACCCTTCCAACTTGGAAGATGTGGAAAggataaggaaaaatattaagtTCACTGAAGATAGAATTTATCACTGCCGAAAGAATTAG
- a CDS encoding hypothetical protein, conserved (encoded by transcript PVX_124130A) → MKNKNKLKRCLDYLRNNRERIAKDHASLLPCSKESVLLTYLKELRLQLAAKYDAHFCEFFIDEYGERRNICSSIIQVFFPFDKGNNYKEICTLIRSYFTFEVVLKKKIKTLLLPNVALVFDWKIADCADLCTIVVSSLRTKNYDAYVVCGEAPFSICAKDDKKNLCEFNFKDWEKSEGKKEDAAEVLDIKGKKAKYWKAMNMGVRAAGERKFEDDGPSEEMDLYLHMWILIKKSLDVKKDVFVEMGSGKEYDVDDCPYRSIFYLWNEKNIYVNIRRTEEVATLVSELQNKEYFVPAFYNQIRAKALTPIVENRLYRIRKDRFLLKFPQGSNTTFYKNCKRDQYGDFLQHDGLTEMHTHYGNKFYTNVESICCLFKHRRDGKKAKLYFPQKFKTVEYYDRCGSHFLRALRESIGFYSHFSFYPNRPDGLVHYLEIKDSKLLEYFSNRNDQVTYRSLSLSPSVETAYKLQMFDGKEYYVTKMTVKYKDERRQNGLKKKTFLIPERKILLAYYNNSNEISNAFEVYEKCIWHNPDTEEDEEVVTYRRNHIYKHFVNRGDPLQKESLYLLKEERSLFEDIQSTYRGVICAIRKERKQMKETEEEYQYKPQNITNIGEMIYHENEQVEQFNKNLIEDEVNVCRFYNSYPWDQHVEVSMNNSFFLSKRKMLKIECARDEIAYVSSEKGKEMAPFALRQVVQKKKKEGQLQCVHYAGGCLVCLAR, encoded by the exons atgaaaaacaagaACAAACTCAAGCGATGCTTAGAC TACCTTAGGAACAACAGGGAGAGAATTGCCAAGGACCACGCCAGCCTGCTTCCCTGCAGCAAAGAGAGTGTCCTGCTAACCTACCTGAAGGAGCTCCGGCTTCAG CTTGCAGCGAAATACGACGCGCACTTCTGCGAGTTCTTCATCGATGAATATGGGGAGCGTAGGAACATATGCTCCTCCATAATCCaagtgtttttccccttcga caAAGGAAACAACTACAAAGAAATATGCACCCTGATCAGGAGCTACTTCACCTTCGAAGTGGtgttgaaaaagaaaataaaaacgctgCTGCTTCCCAACGTGGCGCTGGTGTTCGACTGGAAG ATCGCCGACTGCGCGGACTTGTGCACAATAGTGGTGTCCTCCCTCAGAA CAAAGAACTACGATGCGTACGTTGTGTGCGGCGAGGCCCCCTTCTCCATTTGCGCGAAGGACGAC aaaaaaaacctcTGCGAATTTAATTTCAAAGATTGGGAGAAGTCCGAGGGGAAGAAG GAAGATGCAGCGGAAGTATTAGAcataaaggggaagaaggccaagTATTGGAAAGCCATGAACATGGGCGTGAGAGCG GCAGGGGAGCGCAAATTCGAAGACGACGGGCCGAGTGAGGAGATGGACCTCTACCTTCACATGTGGatactcataaaaaaaagcctagatgtaaaaaaagatgTGTTCGTAGAAATGGGTTCAG GCAAAGAATACGACGTGGACGACTGCCCCTATAGGTCCATATTTTACCTGTGGAACGAGAAGAACATTTAC GTAAACATCCGCAGGACGGAGGAAGTCGCCACGTTAGTTTCGGAGCTGCAAAACAAGGAGTACTTCGTTCCGGCCTTCTACAACCAGATCAGGGCTAAG GCACTGACCCCCATTGTGGAGAATCGGCTCTACAGAATTAGAAAAGACAGGTTTCTTCTGAAGTTCCCGCAAG GCAGCAACACGACGTTTTACAAGAACTGTAAGAGGGACCAGTACGGGGACTTCCTGCAG CACGACGGACTCACCGAGATGCACACGCACTATGGGAACAAATTCTACACCAACGTAGAATCAATCTGTTGTCTTTTCAAGCACAGAAG agaCGGGAAAAAGGCCAAACTGTACTTCCCCCAGAAATTCAAAACCGTTGAATACTACGACCGTTGTGGAAGCCACTTTTTGAGGGCGCTCAGGGAG agcaTAGGATTCTACTCCCACTTCTCCTTTTACCCAAATAG ACCCGACGGACTGGTCCACTACCTAGAG ATAAAGGACTCAAAACTTTTGGAGTATTTTTCCAACCGGAACGACCA AGTGACGTACCGGTCGCTGTCCCTTTCGCCGAGCGTGGAGACGGCTTACAAGTTGCAG ATGTTCGACGGGAAGGAGTACTACGTGACTAAGATGACTGTCAAGTATAAAGACGAG CGCCGGCAGAACGGGCTCAAAAAGAAGACCTTCCTCATCCCAGAGAGGAAGATTCTCCTGGCGTACTACAACAACAGCAACGAGATAAGCAACGCTTTCGAGGTTTACGAAAAGTGCATTTGGCACAACCCGGACACGGAGGAG GACGAAGAAGTCGTGACGTACAGAAGGAATCACATCTACAAGCACTTCGTGAATCGCGGGGACCCCCTTCAGAAGGAG AGCTTATATCTGCTGAAGGAAGAACGAAGCCTCTTTGAGGACATCCAAAGCACCTACAGAGGAGTTATCTGTGCCATCAGAAAG GAAAGGAAACAAATGAAAGAAACGGAAGAAGAGTACCAATACAAGCCACAAAATATTACCAATATAGGCGAAATGATATACCACGAAAATGAACAAGTGGAgcaatttaataaaaacttaATCGAAGATGAGGTGAATGTGTGCCGCTTTTACAACAGCTATCCGTGGGATCAGCACGTGGAGGTGTCCATGaacaattccttttttctctccaagAGGAAGATGCTCAAAATTGAATGCGCGCGGGACGAAATAGCTTACGTCTCCTcggagaaggggaaagaaatgGCACCCTTTGCATTGCGCCAAGtggtacaaaaaaagaagaaggaaggacAGCTTCAATGTGTGCATTACGCGGGGGGATGCCTCGTTTGCCTGGCGCGATAA